In a single window of the Halobacteriovorax sp. HLS genome:
- a CDS encoding phosphatase PAP2 family protein, which produces MTTFVIVYGLCNHYASLQQNHYKLYFDWELSIPHIPLMMLAYRSLDILLCSVLFLLSKETMKQYAKAMIFSVVVAAPIFIIFPAKLGFPRPEVHEYFQVLYDILYKIDKPHNLLPSMHVVYASIGLFAINFENAFSKGVVLFTSVWLMLICASVVLVHQHHILDIPTGLGLGYLSYRIFIKKNLVKE; this is translated from the coding sequence ATGACTACTTTTGTTATAGTTTATGGTTTATGCAATCACTACGCATCACTACAGCAAAACCATTATAAGCTTTATTTTGATTGGGAATTGTCGATTCCTCATATCCCATTAATGATGTTGGCCTATAGAAGTTTGGATATTCTACTATGTAGTGTTTTGTTTCTTCTCTCAAAAGAAACGATGAAACAATATGCAAAGGCGATGATCTTTTCAGTTGTTGTCGCTGCTCCAATTTTTATTATCTTTCCGGCAAAACTTGGGTTTCCTAGACCTGAAGTACATGAATACTTTCAAGTTCTTTACGATATTCTTTATAAGATAGACAAACCTCATAACCTGTTACCATCAATGCATGTTGTGTATGCCTCAATTGGACTGTTTGCTATTAATTTCGAAAATGCATTTAGTAAGGGAGTTGTTCTTTTTACTTCAGTATGGTTAATGTTGATTTGCGCTTCGGTCGTGCTCGTTCATCAGCATCATATTCTTGATATACCAACAGGGCTTGGACTTGGTTATCTTTCTTATAGAATATTTATCAAAAAAAATTTAGTTAAAGAGTGA
- a CDS encoding DUF4105 domain-containing protein, which yields MISCSKETDPAAEEKFNTSHEKFLNDISKRSKKVLSEDFSFSGVELIYVQSGSIYYQWFGHVFIRFVGSGKTSDEDLGVSFIADFNEYALDNLKAYYGGYTVLPVVDKWENYVRDYTKVEKRYIDRYIFPTTLEQRNDLKKALKSWIKDPSIPGSYSFRRNGCTALLLKLIATFSKDIDSSKVLFPIEVVHYLQQKKKLSFRYERILPENYNNLKNVINLDKDYQL from the coding sequence ATGATTTCTTGTTCAAAAGAAACTGACCCTGCTGCTGAAGAAAAATTCAATACTAGTCATGAGAAATTTCTTAATGATATATCGAAGAGATCAAAGAAGGTTCTAAGCGAAGATTTTTCTTTTTCTGGAGTTGAGCTTATTTATGTTCAATCTGGAAGTATATATTATCAATGGTTTGGTCATGTTTTTATTCGCTTTGTAGGTTCTGGTAAAACGTCTGATGAAGATTTAGGAGTAAGTTTTATTGCTGATTTTAATGAGTATGCGCTGGATAATCTCAAGGCCTATTATGGAGGCTATACTGTTTTACCTGTTGTTGATAAATGGGAAAACTATGTCAGAGATTACACTAAAGTCGAAAAGAGATATATTGATCGCTATATATTCCCAACAACTTTAGAGCAAAGAAATGATTTAAAGAAAGCACTAAAGAGCTGGATAAAGGATCCGAGTATTCCTGGGAGTTACTCATTTAGAAGAAATGGCTGTACTGCATTACTGTTAAAACTTATTGCTACCTTCTCTAAAGATATTGATTCCTCTAAAGTTCTATTTCCTATTGAAGTAGTGCACTACTTACAGCAAAAGAAGAAACTATCTTTTAGATATGAAAGAATTCTTCCTGAAAATTATAATAACTTAAAGAATGTGATTAATTTAGATAAAGATTACCAACTGTGA